From one Erythrobacter sp. HKB08 genomic stretch:
- a CDS encoding MOSC domain-containing protein has product MTKSPEILALCVGKSAPFARGEQSAIDKRPVEGPIRVLELGLEGDEQADRKHHGGIDMALHAYANEHYPDWIAQFGEHHRLPAPGSFGENLALHGATEHNLCIGDRFRLGSAVIEISQARQPCWKLETHLRREGIVKAIIQNHRSGWYFRVVEEGEAEAGQTLEFLERGHDGWTLARCFSLLFDPTAPGKPGEIAEMAQLEKLSQDWRNRAAKIAAL; this is encoded by the coding sequence ATGACGAAATCTCCCGAAATCCTCGCCCTGTGCGTCGGCAAGAGCGCACCTTTCGCGCGCGGTGAGCAGAGCGCGATCGACAAGCGACCGGTGGAAGGACCGATCCGCGTCCTCGAACTCGGGCTGGAGGGTGACGAACAGGCCGACCGCAAGCATCACGGCGGCATCGACATGGCGCTCCATGCCTATGCCAACGAGCACTACCCCGACTGGATCGCGCAATTCGGCGAGCACCATCGCCTCCCCGCGCCCGGCAGCTTCGGCGAAAATCTGGCCCTGCACGGTGCGACGGAACACAACCTGTGCATCGGCGACAGGTTCCGCCTCGGCAGTGCGGTGATCGAGATCAGCCAGGCGCGCCAGCCGTGCTGGAAACTCGAAACGCATCTTCGACGCGAGGGCATCGTCAAGGCGATCATCCAGAACCACCGCAGCGGGTGGTATTTCCGTGTCGTGGAGGAAGGCGAAGCAGAAGCAGGGCAGACTCTCGAATTTCTCGAGCGCGGCCACGATGGCTGGACGCTGGCACGCTGCTTTTCGTTGCTGTTCGATCCGACTGCACCCGGAAAGCCGGGGGAGATCGCGGAAATGGCGCAGCTTGAGAAGCTCTCGCAGGACTGGCGCAATCGCGCGGCGAAAATCGCCGCTCTCTGA
- a CDS encoding SDR family oxidoreductase: MTRPSILITGAAKRIGAELARAFGNAGWHVVIHYGSSAKEAEALADELPSAEAIHCDLFDSDSAVKMVEALASRLEDWRVLVNCAAIFKPDDVTALDPKTYDRSMVINAKTPIRMAQAYLRCARASGGRRVIQFTDQKLENTNPDFFSYTMSKYAASGAIPMLAMGAAEAGDRVYGLAPGAILPSHDQSEDEIEQSHVLNLLRRKTGISEIADAALFLAGGHLASGETLFIDSGQHLLNQSRDVIYLAREGIER; this comes from the coding sequence GTGACCCGGCCTTCGATACTCATCACCGGCGCCGCCAAGCGCATCGGCGCAGAGCTTGCGCGGGCTTTCGGAAATGCCGGATGGCACGTCGTCATCCACTATGGCAGCTCGGCGAAAGAGGCCGAGGCGCTCGCGGACGAGCTTCCTTCCGCCGAAGCGATCCACTGCGACCTGTTCGACAGCGACAGCGCAGTGAAGATGGTCGAAGCGCTGGCCTCGCGGCTCGAAGACTGGCGCGTGCTGGTCAATTGCGCGGCGATTTTCAAACCCGACGATGTAACCGCGCTCGATCCCAAGACGTATGACAGGTCGATGGTCATCAACGCGAAGACACCGATCCGCATGGCGCAGGCCTACCTGCGCTGCGCCCGCGCGAGCGGCGGTCGGCGGGTGATCCAGTTCACCGACCAGAAGCTTGAAAACACCAATCCGGACTTCTTCAGCTACACCATGAGCAAATACGCCGCCTCGGGCGCGATCCCGATGCTGGCGATGGGCGCTGCCGAAGCAGGCGACCGTGTCTATGGCCTCGCCCCGGGCGCGATCCTGCCGAGCCACGACCAGAGCGAGGACGAGATCGAGCAGAGCCACGTCCTCAACCTGCTGCGCCGCAAGACCGGTATCTCCGAAATCGCCGATGCCGCACTGTTCCTCGCCGGAGGCCATCTCGCGAGCGGTGAAACCCTCTTCATCGACAGCGGCCAGCACCTGCTGAACCAGAGCCGCGACGTTATCTATCTCGCGCGCGAGGGCATCGAGCGGTGA
- a CDS encoding cytochrome b/b6 domain-containing protein, with product MKRHALSTRVWHWLNLLCVVILFMSGLNISNAHRYLYWGDYGFSPADAWLAVPRFPGWMTIPDYYSLAKARDWHILFAWPFALGMLFMWVAMLVNGHFWRDIRTHLAEWKPRAIWHDIREHLRLNFDHGEGNYNFLQKLAYGVVLGIVLPGMIFTGMAISPGFEPAAPWLVDMFGGRQSARSFHFIFAWGLFAFFVVHVLLVLVSGPIRQLRDMITGGTR from the coding sequence GTGAAGCGCCACGCGCTCAGCACGAGGGTCTGGCACTGGCTCAACCTGCTGTGCGTGGTGATCCTGTTCATGAGCGGGCTGAACATCTCGAACGCGCATCGCTACCTCTATTGGGGCGACTATGGTTTCTCACCGGCAGACGCGTGGCTTGCCGTCCCGCGCTTCCCCGGGTGGATGACCATCCCCGACTATTACAGCCTCGCCAAGGCGCGCGACTGGCACATCCTGTTCGCATGGCCATTTGCGTTGGGAATGCTCTTCATGTGGGTCGCAATGCTGGTCAACGGCCACTTCTGGCGCGACATCCGCACCCACCTTGCGGAGTGGAAGCCCCGCGCGATCTGGCACGACATTCGCGAGCACCTGCGGCTGAATTTCGATCACGGCGAGGGAAATTACAACTTCCTCCAGAAGCTCGCATACGGCGTGGTGCTCGGCATTGTCCTGCCGGGGATGATCTTCACCGGCATGGCGATCAGCCCCGGCTTCGAACCGGCAGCACCGTGGCTGGTCGACATGTTCGGCGGCAGGCAGAGCGCACGCTCGTTCCACTTCATCTTCGCCTGGGGCCTGTTCGCTTTCTTCGTCGTCCACGTCCTGCTGGTGCTGGTGAGCGGCCCGATCCGGCAACTGCGCGACATGATCACCGGAGGCACGCGATGA